One segment of Gasterosteus aculeatus chromosome 3, fGasAcu3.hap1.1, whole genome shotgun sequence DNA contains the following:
- the xirp1 gene encoding xin actin-binding repeat-containing protein 1 isoform X5, which yields METFGMRRSQSLRGLSGVQERSWVMPAPTRWDRKSVPELVQHYQSCADLMGLDKQEHQLQGSDSRRQQRDGDNVALRGSGRGSNLSRCRSMDVLPSGTKALCALFESKASLQRGFSSSPRLNPASAPARSTAGGPPPREGRGHTETTIQRAAQVEGRRAMNGPPGSSARAPGYPRDDKNSPSLTKGGGPTGPSRDQLSTSSSVRDRSASYLSRATAIGSPRGSEQPEFVGTPRTRPKNNG from the exons ATGGAGACATTCGGCATGCGCAGGAGCCAGTCCCTCAGGGGCCTGTCCGGGGTTCAGGAGAGGTCATGGGTCATGCCAGCTCCCACCCGCtgggacaggaagtctgtgccTGAGCTGGTACAACA TTACCAAAGCTGTGCTGACCTGATGGGTTTGGATAAACAGGAGCACCAACTTCAG GGGTCAGACAGCAGGAGGCAGCAGCGGGACGGGGACAACGTGGCCCTCAGGGGATCTGGAAGAGGTTCTAATCTGTCCAGGTGTCGCTCCATGGACGTCCTCCCATCCGGGACCAAAGCTCTGTGTGCCTTGTTTGAGTCCAAGGCCTCCCTGCAGCGAGGCTTCAGCAGCAGCCCCCGGCTCAACCCGGCCTCGGCCCCCGCCAGGAGCACAGCGGGAGGCCCCCCCCCGCGGGAAGGCAGAGGTCACACGGAAACAACCATTCAG AGAGCCGCCCAGGTGGAAGGCAGAAGGGCCATGAATGGACCCCCAGGGTCTTCAGCCAGAGCCCCCGGATACCCGCGAG ATGACAAAAATAGTCCATCACTGACTAAGGGGGGCGGGCCAACAGGACCAAGCAGAGACCAGCTATCTACTTCCTCCTCAGTGAGAGACAGATCCGCCAGCTACCTGTCAAGAGCGACAGCTATCGGCTCCCCAAGAGGCTCAGAACAGCCA GAATTTGTTGGCACTCCAAGAACGAGACCTAAAAACA ATGGCTGA
- the xirp1 gene encoding xin actin-binding repeat-containing protein 1 isoform X6, producing METFGMRRSQSLRGLSGVQERSWVMPAPTRWDRKSVPELVQHYQSCADLMGLDKQEHQLQGSDSRRQQRDGDNVALRGSGRGSNLSRCRSMDVLPSGTKALCALFESKASLQRGFSSSPRLNPASAPARSTAGGPPPREGRGHTETTIQRAAQVEGRRAMNGPPGSSARAPGYPRDDKNSPSLTKGGGPTGPSRDQLSTSSSVRDRSASYLSRATAIGSPRGSEQPEFVGTPRTRPKNI from the exons ATGGAGACATTCGGCATGCGCAGGAGCCAGTCCCTCAGGGGCCTGTCCGGGGTTCAGGAGAGGTCATGGGTCATGCCAGCTCCCACCCGCtgggacaggaagtctgtgccTGAGCTGGTACAACA TTACCAAAGCTGTGCTGACCTGATGGGTTTGGATAAACAGGAGCACCAACTTCAG GGGTCAGACAGCAGGAGGCAGCAGCGGGACGGGGACAACGTGGCCCTCAGGGGATCTGGAAGAGGTTCTAATCTGTCCAGGTGTCGCTCCATGGACGTCCTCCCATCCGGGACCAAAGCTCTGTGTGCCTTGTTTGAGTCCAAGGCCTCCCTGCAGCGAGGCTTCAGCAGCAGCCCCCGGCTCAACCCGGCCTCGGCCCCCGCCAGGAGCACAGCGGGAGGCCCCCCCCCGCGGGAAGGCAGAGGTCACACGGAAACAACCATTCAG AGAGCCGCCCAGGTGGAAGGCAGAAGGGCCATGAATGGACCCCCAGGGTCTTCAGCCAGAGCCCCCGGATACCCGCGAG ATGACAAAAATAGTCCATCACTGACTAAGGGGGGCGGGCCAACAGGACCAAGCAGAGACCAGCTATCTACTTCCTCCTCAGTGAGAGACAGATCCGCCAGCTACCTGTCAAGAGCGACAGCTATCGGCTCCCCAAGAGGCTCAGAACAGCCA GAATTTGTTGGCACTCCAAGAACGAGACCTAAAAACA TTTGA
- the xirp1 gene encoding xin actin-binding repeat-containing protein 1 isoform X1, whose product METFGMRRSQSLRGLSGVQERSWVMPAPTRWDRKSVPELVQHYQSCADLMGLDKQEHQLQGSDSRRQQRDGDNVALRGSGRGSNLSRCRSMDVLPSGTKALCALFESKASLQRGFSSSPRLNPASAPARSTAGGPPPREGRGHTETTIQRAAQVEGRRAMNGPPGSSARAPGYPRDDKNSPSLTKGGGPTGPSRDQLSTSSSVRDRSASYLSRATAIGSPRGSEQPEFVGTPRTRPKNSKMAEPGRKITVSQSSHEEDDLPLPPPPPVPPKPHDYEGPSAITNLPLPPPKETFSTCYQQRQKSELKRLFKHIHPDLRASLNDVIDDEILMAVQPENSHAADTANQVEVHSMRWIFENWTLDNIGDPHATKKLLDGEELKGGNVRDTSSMFESIDSTQHMSAKRQTSVRGDVRTSKWLFETQPLDSLNKSKRDEGELVEAVLKEPIQPGDVTGARLLFESKPLSDFGRCDSIEDHSFLKLRSELEEQKGDVQKNLKLFQADPCCAIRDNSGNIHEIKSICREEINSSDISTARWLFETQPLDLINRGTDGVKIIRGISLEEGHRGGVDQKRWMFETQSLDRIQEVYGVDKFEGTVANCAGEADVVNKKKLFEMQPLAALKGDSAEKSLEKEEIIAGDVKTSLWLFETQPMESLNNNYEVGRLKKVTLSSDEQGEVKGKKQMFERCTIPKKTSSKEQEFEKGDVKGFKHLFETLPLSKISQSDEEFTEGEEVAAAVDVKGTKAMFETTPVYAIKDSSGNLHTVTTVSREELIKGKVQNYKWMFETKPLDELAERKANVEVIKGITREEDTMGDVKMAKWHFETQTIDGIHSKFNQTERDASVEHRKGDVNNCKWLFETQPMNIVDEKSEKMNDKEATDNTNVKSITWLFESQPLDSIKDGEEYNLKLCNTIEDSVKSEVGVQTVKHVFETETLNRIRKDANPKHDVRSVSQVNFQSGDVSRVKELFESHSLDKIGSEMGKCDQQQNQEEELIKGAVHKCTWMFENCPMNQMNKDIEGANIHRVSGEEIGDVQNKKFVFETSSLDKIQDGPLEQTSDPVEQLLTSVDVKSSTMMFESLPLYAIRDKEGQFHEVTTVKKEEVMRGDVRGARWMFETKPLDAIKEDKEVYVIRAVTQEDVKKGDVKSARWKFETQPLDSLTGRDEPSVRVIEDLGSRNVQLNKQIFESEQSCQKFMRMVSVTDVQHGDVRTSTWLFENQTIDSLKGEPQEQGLVKTVHREDSQKGDVKRCTWLFESQPLDKIKEPEEVSTQSSEEEIPTADVKCTTWLFETTPLDKITANSVADTLLYLYQMTYVHSSGIIIEANDSTKVMMAKYLLESNEGVQIQKEEVVGGNIRSIVLQLLIKPTLKANVSLLREVEKGKVNTTVVELPVYESATIINFERDQRIQNIVQKIDELLVQDKDLKKGIIMQETAGGQAELSVYSLIGNSEIKMEGHAVERGDIKSTIGNLLSSASTQRTAVSCRVDENEKGNVNLYKSCIEKGDLDYLKSLQADATADEVDHSHLAEEYIEIVHGDVKEAKRSLCLQKEQVERTISDVLPGDVKNTKKVFSSEFSLCVENCPSKEEIIPGDVSSAKQQLAVLPPVVVEKEEIVAGDVKATMQSLERAKQQSMCVEREIVKPGTIYDMNLSGPDIEGTQAQKEVIISGDVRAAKKSLEMAKQQSLYVEREVVVPGKIYNLNVTAQEECSSEVTQSTCSSSSRCQQIKTYPKVSDAENNQRSHASLEACRQSAVIVSNCVPESLPHVGICGCNGQTTEDETEEVIRGDVKASIRSLQSAATEPKLLDKEDIVRGNVQLALQSLEKSSVNVSKGDYKAAMIYRNSGTACSGRNKTVLKQCVVISMPPSDTVLSPSISVTCEGQPSVTTQNSTPDPVANGISKSSSPASVTPPSLPQKKIQKPQELKPALPPKPQWTKSVVVEEPNISAAPEVTCHTKDNMKSATIPSKQSKPIPMPFPDKLERAMSHGKIYKEAGQKTSQQNCVEASQDSNQRNERVSTDSKAQETDTGNKSQCRVMMSNSSVEMNRNVIQKINAADEIQMCMRNYAGDGKYEMNMSLQAALQNFERKESATRDNRAPLLSKKVKVVNRDSSDHKEILQTTAQPHKPPPEEKLQTSKNKRCHEQQNEEKQPKREDKVVLREKKFRETDDERRQRLSVHKEEIMKGNVTAAMEIFENMRKREELQGILSQVQDIEGDDSSVDVSSFKTLYDTVPAWMVTPSGNAKRGQLEEKRVVETQDDDLESISSVETAFEDLEKASKEIMDLKEQTLAKLLDIEEAIKKALYSVSNLKSEADIAGLSGLFDESLKSEQNLQPANNIRKISIVSSKAKSGQTKEAVLDSSPSKQEAHRQAHKPLVRQSSSQSSPSFISIHSAARRSVDQPKLPMSTFKPRTESHSKNGHDANVDFRPKAAANEASKQGQPPAHRNVSVIEVKTAPEPPAGIVGTKTVSETYEETDGFGNVFLSSVTSTTVTKQSDSKSSALFEVVGNPARYKVMTSPLIRRSGRTGEKVLNHTNEGGTVFVTFSQPKEKH is encoded by the exons ATGGAGACATTCGGCATGCGCAGGAGCCAGTCCCTCAGGGGCCTGTCCGGGGTTCAGGAGAGGTCATGGGTCATGCCAGCTCCCACCCGCtgggacaggaagtctgtgccTGAGCTGGTACAACA TTACCAAAGCTGTGCTGACCTGATGGGTTTGGATAAACAGGAGCACCAACTTCAG GGGTCAGACAGCAGGAGGCAGCAGCGGGACGGGGACAACGTGGCCCTCAGGGGATCTGGAAGAGGTTCTAATCTGTCCAGGTGTCGCTCCATGGACGTCCTCCCATCCGGGACCAAAGCTCTGTGTGCCTTGTTTGAGTCCAAGGCCTCCCTGCAGCGAGGCTTCAGCAGCAGCCCCCGGCTCAACCCGGCCTCGGCCCCCGCCAGGAGCACAGCGGGAGGCCCCCCCCCGCGGGAAGGCAGAGGTCACACGGAAACAACCATTCAG AGAGCCGCCCAGGTGGAAGGCAGAAGGGCCATGAATGGACCCCCAGGGTCTTCAGCCAGAGCCCCCGGATACCCGCGAG ATGACAAAAATAGTCCATCACTGACTAAGGGGGGCGGGCCAACAGGACCAAGCAGAGACCAGCTATCTACTTCCTCCTCAGTGAGAGACAGATCCGCCAGCTACCTGTCAAGAGCGACAGCTATCGGCTCCCCAAGAGGCTCAGAACAGCCA GAATTTGTTGGCACTCCAAGAACGAGACCTAAAAACAGTAAG ATGGCTGAACCAGGCAGGAAAATCACAGTTTCACAATCATCTCATGAGGAAGATGACCTgcctctccccccacctccacccgtGCCACCTAAACCCCATGACTATGAAGGGCCTTCAGCAATAACTAACCTCCCTCTGCCGCCGCCTAAAGAAACCTTTTCCACATGTTACCAGCAACGGCAAAAGAGTGAGCTGAAGAGGCTCTTTAAACACATCCACCCAGACCTAAGGGCTAGTCTCAATGATGTGATAGATGATGAGATTTTGATGGCAGTGCAGCCAGAAAACAGTCATGCAGCAGACACAGCCAATCAAGTTGAAGTACACTCCATGAGGTGGATCTTTGAGAACTGGACTCTGGACAATATAGGGGATCCTCATGCAACCAAGAAGCTGTTGGATGGCGAGGAGTTAAAAGGGGGGAATGTCCGAGATACCTCCTCCATGTTTGAGAGTATTGACAGCACACAACACATGTCTGCTAAAAGACAGACTTCTGTCAGAGGGGATGTGAGAACATCAAAATGGCTGTTTGAGACCCAGCCCTTAGATTCtctaaataaatcaaaaagaGATGAAGGTGAACTGGTAGAAGCGGTGCTGAAGGAACCTATCCAGCCAGGAGATGTGACTGGAGCTCGGCTTCTTTTTGAGTCCAAACCATTGAGTGACTTTGGACGCTGCGACTCCATAGAAGACCACAGCTTCCTCAAACTGAGatcagagctggaggagcagaaaggGGATGTCCAGAAGAACTTGAAACTCTTCCAGGCAGACCCTTGCTGTGCCATCAGAGACAACAGTGGCAATATCCATGAGATTAAATCCATCTGCAGGGAGGAGATCAACAGCAGTGACATCAGCACTGCCCGTTGGCTTTTTGAAACCCAGCCTTTGGATCTGATTAATAGGGGAACCGATGGGGTGAAAATAATTCGGGGTATATCCCTGGAAGAGGGGCACAGAGGAGGAGTTGACCAAAAGAGGTGGATGTTTGAAACCCAGTCACTTGATAGAATACAAGAGGTCTACGGAGTGGACAAGTTTGAAGGAACGGTAGCTAACTGCGCTGGAGAGGCCGATGTTGTGAACAAGAAGAAGCTCTTTGAGATGCAACCCTTAGCAGCACTAAAGGGAGACTCCGCCGAGAAATCCTTGGAAAAGGAAGAAATTATTGCGGGGGATGTCAAGACTTCTTTGTGGCTGTTCGAAACTCAACCCATGGAGAGCCTTAATAATAACTATGAAGTTGGGCGTTTGAAGAAAGTTACCCTTTCATCTGATGAACAAGGAGAAGtaaaaggcaaaaaacaaatgtttgagaGATGCACTAttccaaaaaaaacctcatccAAAGAACAAGAGTTTGAAAAGGGGGATGTTAAAGGCTTCAAACATCTTTTTGAAACACTTCCACTGAGCAAAATCTCTCAGTCTGATGAAGAGTTTACTGAGGGGGAAGAGGTGGCTGCAGCGGTTGACGTGAAAGGTACCAAAGCAATGTTCGAGACAACTCCTGTATATGCAATAAAGGACAGCTCTGGAAACCTCCACACGGTCACAACAGTCAGCCGTGAAGAATTGATCAAAGGAAAGGTCCAAAACTATAAGTGGATGTTTGAGACAAAGCCTCTGGACGAGCTTGCAGAAAGAAAGGCAAATGTTGAGGTGATCAAAGGCATCACCAGAGAGGAGGATACGATGGGCGACGTCAAGATGGCAAAGTGGCATTTTGAAACCCAGACAATAGATGGGATCCACTCCAAGTTCAACCAGACAGAGCGGGATGCTTCGGTAGAGCATCGTAAAGGTGATGTCAACAACTGTAAATGGTTATTTGAAACACAACCAATGAACATTGTGGATGAAAAATCCGAGAAAATGAATGATAAAGAAGCCACTGACAATACCAATGTCAAGTCCATCACTTGGCTTTTCGAATCACAGCCTCTGGACAGCATCAAAGATGGTGAAGAGTATAATCTGAAGTTATGCAACACCATAGAGGATTCTGTCAAATCGGAGGTTGGTGTTCAAACagtgaaacatgtttttgaaaCTGAAACCTTGAATAGAATTAGAAAGGATGCAAACCCGAAACACGACGTGAGAAGTGTCAGCCAGGTCAACTTTCAATCTGGAGACGTCTCACGAGTCAAAGAACTTTTTGAATCCCACTCCCTTGACAAAATAGGATCAGAAATGGGAAAATGTGATCAGCAACAGAACCAAGAGGAAGAACTTATAAAAGGTGCCGTACATAAATGTACTTGGATGTTTGAGAACTGTCCCATGAACCAGATGAATAAGGACATTGAGGGTGCAAACATTCACAGAGTCAGTGGTGAAGAAATTGGTGATGTACAGAACAAAAAGTTTGTATTTGAAACCTCCTCACTGGACAAAATCCAGGACGGGCCCCTTGAACAGACGTCAGACCCGGTGGAGCAGCTGCTCACCAGTGTAGACGTAAAGTCGAGCACAATGATGTTTGAGTCCCTGCCCCTGTATGCCATCAGAGATAAAGAGGGGCAGTTTCATGAAGTCACAACTGTGAAAAAAGAGGAGGTCATGAGGGGTGATGTAAGAGGAGCAAGGTGGATGTTTGAGACCAAACCCCTTGACGCCATCAAGGAAGACAAGGAAGTTTACGTCATCCGAGCTGTAACCCAGGAAGATGTCAAGAAAGGAGACGTAAAATCAGCCAGATGGAAGTTTGAAACACAACCGTTGGATTCCCTCACCGGCCGAGATGAGCCCTCAGTCAGGGTCATTGAAGACTTGGGAAGCAGAAATGTGCAACTCAATAAACAGATATTTGAATCTGAGCAGTCATGCCAGAAATTCATGCGAATGGTTAGTGTCACTGATGTCCAGCATGGCGATGTCAGGACCTCCACCTGGCTCTTTGAGAATCAAACCATTGACAGCCTGAAAGGGGAACCTCAGGAGCAAGGTCTGGTGAAAACGGTCCACAGGGAAGACAGCCAGAAAGGAGATGTGAAACGCTGCACTTGGCTGTTTGAATCACAGCCACTGGACAAAATCAAGGAGCCCGAGGAGGTCTCCACGCAAAGTTCTGAGGAGGAAATACCAACAGCTGATGTCAAATGCACTACCTGGCTCTTTGAAACCACTCCACTGGACAAAATCACTGCCAACAGTGTCGCCGACACTCTGCTTTATCTTTACCAAATGACTTACGTTCACTCAAGTGGCATCATTATAGAAGCAAATGATAGTACAAAGGTTATGATGGCAAAATATCTACTGGAAAGCAATGAAGGTGTTCAAATCCAGAAAGAAGAGGTTGTTGGTGGtaacatcaggagtattgtgTTACAACTCTTAATCAAACCAACCTTGAAGGCCAACGTTAGTCTTCTTAGGGAAGTTGAGAAGGGCAAAGTGAATACCACGGTGGTAGAACTTCCCGTCTACGAGTCAGCCACTATCATCAACTTCGAGAGGGATCAAAGAATACAAAACATTGTCCAGAAGATCGATGAATTGCTTGTCCAAGataaggatttaaaaaaaggaatcataATGCAGGAGACTGCAGGGGGGCAAGCAGAGCTGTCAGTATACTCACTCATCGGCAATTCTGAAATCAAAATGGAGGGTCACGCTGTAGAGAGGGGAGACATTAAGTCCACAATCGGAAACCTGTTATCAAGTGCCAGTACCCAGAGGACTGCTGTGTCGTGTAGAGTGGATGAAAACGAAAAGGGAAATGTGAATCTGTACAAAAGCTGCATTGAGAAAGGAGACTTGGACTATCTGAAAAGTCTTCAAGCTGACGCAACAGCAGATGAGGTCGATCACAGCCATCTGGCTGAGGAGTACATTGAAATAGTTCATGGAGATGTGAAGGAAGCAAAGAGAAGTCTATGTTTGCAGAAAGAGCAGGTAGAGCGAACAATTTCTGATGTTTTGCCAGGAGATGTAAAGAACACCAAAAAAGTGTTCTCTTCAGagttctctctctgtgttgagAACTGCCCTTCCAAGGAAGAAATTATCCCTGGGGATGTATCATCGGCAAAGCAACAACTTGCTGTGCTGCCACCTGTTGTGGTGGAAAAAGAGGAAATTGTGGCTGGTGATGTCAAAGCAACAATGCAGTCATTAGAACGTGCAAAGCAACAGAGCATGTGCGTGGAGCGGGAGATCGTCAAACCTGGAACTATCTATGACATGAACTTGTCAGGCCCTGACATAGAAGGAACTCAGGCACAGAAAGAGGTCATCATCTCTGGAGATGTGAGGGCAGCCAAAAAGTCCCTTGAAATGGCTAAGCAGCAAAGCTTGTATGTGGAGCGCGAAGTCGTTGTTCCTGGAAAAATATACAATCTGAATGTCACTGCACAAGAGGAATGCTCCTCTGAAGTGACGCAATCGACATGTTCGTCTTCTTCCAGATGCCAGCAAATCAAGACTTATCCAAAGGTCAGTGATGCCGAGAACAATCAGAGGAGCCATGCTTCCCTTGAGGCTTGTCGACAAAGTGCAGTTATAGTCAGTAATTGTGTACCAGAATCGCTGCCACATGTTGGTATTTGTGGGTGTAATGGTCAGACAACAGAAGATGAGACAGAAGAAGTTATTAGAGGAGATGTGAAGGCATCTATTAGGTCTCTGCAGAGTGCAGCGACAGAGCCGAAGCTCCTAGATAAAGAAGATATTGTAAGAGGTAATGTCCAATTGGCTTTGCAATCTCTTGAGAAGTCCAGTGTAAATGTATCCAAAGGAGACTATAAAGCTGCAATGATATACAGGAATTCAGGGACAGCTTGTTCAGGGAGGAACAAGACTGTTCTGAAGCAGTGTGTTGTAATCTCTATGCCTCCATCTGACACAGTGTTGTCTCCTTCAATTTCAGTAACCTGTGAAGGACAACCCTCTGTTACAACACAGAATTCAACCCCCGACCCCGTAGCAAATGGAATTTCTAAATCATCCAGCCCTGCAAGTGTCACGCCACCTTCACTGCCGCAAAAGAAAATTCAGAAACCTCAGGAGCTGAAGCCAGCTTTACCTCCAAAGCCACAATGGACAAAGTCAGTAGTTGTAGAGGAACCAAATATTTCGGCTGCTCCTGAAGTCACTTGCCACACTAAAGACAACATGAAAAGCGCAACGATTCCTTCCAAACAAAGCAAACCAATTCCTATGCCGTTCCCAGATAAACTAGAAAGAGCAATGTCACATGGCAAAATCTATAAAGAGGCCGGACAGAAAACATCCCAACAAAATTGCGTTGAAGCATCGCAAGACTCCAATCAAAGAAATGAACGCGTGTCAACGGACTCAAAGGCTCAGGAGACAGATACAGGGAACAAATCACAGTGCCGAGTGATGATGTCGAACAGCTCCGtggaaatgaacagaaatgtAATACAGAAAATCAATGCAGCTGATGAGATACAAATGTGCATGAGGAATTATGCAGGAGATGGTAAATATGAAATGAACATGAGCTTGCAGGCCGCTCTACAGAACTTTGAAAGAAAGGAAAGTGCCACTCGAGACAACAGAGCTCCTCTGTTGTCCAAGAAGGTAAAAGTGGTAAACCGCGATTCAAGTGACCATAAAGAAATCCTCCAAACCACTGCTCAACCGCACAAACCCCCTCCTGAGGAAAAACTGCAAACATCTAAAAACAAGAGATGCCATGAACAGCAGAATGAAGAAAAGCAACCAAAACGCGAGGATAAAGTTGTCTTAAGAGAGAAAAAGTTTAGGGAAACAGACGATGAAAGACGACAAAGGCTTTCTGTCCACAAGGAGGAGATCATGAAGGGAAATGTGACAGCAGCGATGGAAATCTTTGAAAATATGAGGAAACGAGAGGAACTCCAAGGAATCCTGTCTCAAGTGCAAGACATAGAGGGAGATGACAGCAGTGTAGATGTTAGCTCCTTCAAGACGCTATATGATACTGTCCCTGCTTGGATGGTTACACCAAGTGGAAATGCAAAGAGGGGTCAATTGGAGGaaaagagagttgtagagacacaggacgatgATCTAGAGAGCATCTCTTCGGTTGAAACTGCATTTGAGGATCTGGAAAAGGCAAGCAAGGAAATAATGGACCTGAAGGAACAAACTTTAGCAAAACTTCTTGACATTGAAGAGGCCATTAAAAAGGCGTTGTACTCCGTATCCAATCTGAAATCTGAGGCTGACATTGCAGGGTTGTCAGGACTATTTGATGAATCTTTGAAATCTGAACAAAACCTCCAACCCGCCAACAACATCAGGAAAATAAGTATTGTGTCAAGCAAGGCCAAGTCAGGTCAAACCAAAGAAGCAGTTTTGGATTCAAGTCCTTCTAAACAAGAAGCGCATCGACAAGCCCACAAGCCACTCGTCAGACAGTCCTCTTCCCAGTCGTCCCCATCATTCATTTCCATTCACTCAGCTGCCAGAAGGTCTGTTGATCAACCCAAGTTACCCATGTCAACATTTAAACCAAGAACAGAGAGTCATTCAAAAAATGGCCATGATGCAAACGTTGATTTCAGACCGAAGGCTGCTGCTAATGAAGCGTCAAAGCAAGGTCAACCTCCTGCACATCGCAATGTCAGTGTGATCGAAGTGAAAACGGCTCCAGAGCCACCTGCCGGAATAGTTGGCACCAAAACTGTCAGTGAAACGTACGAAGAGACGGATGGCTTTGGCAACGTATTTCTTTCATCTGTAACTTCAACAACTGTCACCAAACAGTCTGACAGTAAGTCGTCAGCGTTGTTTGAGGTGGTTGGTAATCCAGCCAGATACAAAGTCATGACATCGCCATTGATTCGAAGGTCTGGCCGCACCGGAGAGAAAGTGTTGAACCATACCAACGAGGGAGGGACGGTGTTCGTAACATTTAGCCAACCAAAGGAAAAGCACTGA